The Bradyrhizobium betae genomic interval CGTGCCGCAGGAGCCATCCCATCGGCCGGTCGCCAAGCGTCTCCGCCAATTTGCGAAGAACATGCGTCGTGAACCGACTGATGCGGAAGCGGCCATGTGGCGCCTGCTCAGGCACCGTCAACTCTCCGCCTTCAAGTTTCGCCGGCAAGTCCCGTTCAAGACCTATATTCTCGACTTCGTCTGCTTCGAGACGCATCTTGTCATCGAGATCGACGGAAGTCAGCACGCGGAAGCGCAACGTGATGCAATTCGGGACGCCGCGATTTCCGCGGAAGGTTTCTCGATAGCCCGATACTGGAACAACGACGTGCTGCAGCAGCCCGCTTCTGTATTGGAGGACATCCTTGCAAAGCTTGCCGGGCGGTAACATACCCCTCACCCGTCGCCTCACTTCGTGAGGCGCCACCCTCTCCCACAAGGGGAGAGGGGAAGAATCGCGCCATAACGAACAGCTGATGACCCCCTCCCGCATCCATCGCCTGACGCTGACGCATTTTCGCAATTACCGGGCGGCGGGGCTCGAGACGGCGGCTGACATGGTGGCGCTGGTCGGGCCGAACGGGGCGGGCAAGACCAATTGCATCGAGGCGATCTCGTTCCTGTCGCCGGGCCGCGGCCTACGGCGCGCCACGCTGGAAGACGTCGCCGACAACCAGGGCGACGGCTCCTGGGCGGTCTCCGCGCAGGTCGAGGGCGCGCTGGGGCTGGCCACGCTCGGCACCGGCATCGATCCGCCGCGGGCAGATGCCGCAGTCAGCCGGCGCTGCCGCATCGACCGCGAGCCGGTCAATTCGGCGACAGCCTTCGGCGACCACATCCGCATGGTGTGGCTGACGCCGGCGATGGACGGGCTGTTCATGGGCGCGGGCTCGGAGCGGCGGCGCTTCTTCGACCGCCTGGTGCTGGCCATCGACAACGAGCATTCCAGCCGCATCAACGCGCTCGAGCGTTCGCTGCGCTCGCGCAACCGCCTGCTCGAGACGCGCAATTACGACGACCATTGGTGTGACGCGATCGAGCGCGAGACCGCGGAGCTTGCGGTCGCGGTCGCCGCGACCCGCGGCCAGACCGCGGCGCGGCTGACCGGCATGCTCAATACGCGCGCGCAGGCCTCGGCCTTTCCGTCGGCGCAGATCGCGCTCGACGGCTGGATGGAGAACGCGCTGCTGACCGAGACCGCGACCTCGGTCGAGGACCGCTACCGCCAGATCCTGCGCGACAACCGCCCGCGCGACGCCATCGCCGGCCGCACCACCGACGGCCCGCACCTCACCGACCTCCAGGTGATCTACGCACCCAAGAGCATGCCGGCGCGCGACGCCTCGACCGGCGAGCAGAAGGCGCTGCTGATCGGCCTCGTGCTGGCGCATGCGACGCTGGTCGCCGAGATGACCGGCATCGTGCCGCTGCTGCTGCTCGACGAGGTCGTTGCCCATCTCGATCCGAACCGGCGCGCCGCGCTGTTCGACGAGCTGCGCAAGCTCGGCGCACAGGTGTGGCTGACGGGCGCGGACCCCGCCGCCTTCGCCGAGATCGGCGCCGGAAGCGAGGTTTTTGACGTCGAGAGCGGACGGATGTCGAACCGCCGCCATTGAACCTGCCCCATTCTCCTCACGACTAGTTCCAGAGGCCGCGCGACGGTGTCGCAGCCGCTGGCCTCGCGATGAGATGACGCGCGATATCCCTGGAGAGTGAGATGCGGACGGTAACGCCCGGGGCGCAAGCCTCGGCACGATGGCTGGCGTTTGCGTGCGGGCTCGTATTTCTCGCGAGCTGCACGCTCACCGCCAGCGCGAGCGCGTGGGTGCCGCATCTGTCGGCGCTGTTTTCGGCCGAACTCACGCCGGATCCCGACGCCAAGCTGCCCGCGCCGACCCGCTACAGCTACAGGGGAATCCACACCACGGTGACGAGCGGCATCGAAGCGCCGCTGCGCACCAGGCTGGACGCCACCGTGCCCGCTGGAATCAGTGACGTGCTCGCCTTTTACCGCACCGAGCTCGGCAAGCTCGGCTGGCAGGAAAAGACCGATGGCGCGGTGATCGCCGCCGATCGCGTGCAGCTCGCCTTCGTCTCCCCGCTGGGGCCGGCGGCGCTGGAGCTGCACCGCAAGGACAACAGCACAATGGTCAATCTCGTGCAGAAGAATGCCGATACGGCGACCAGGGCGAACGTCATGCCCGAGCCGGGCCAGGCCAAAGTGGTGTTCAGCAATATCGGCGAGACCGAAGCGGTGCTCACGATCCACGAGCGAACCATCCGGCGCGCGGGCGGCGCCAACGCGGTGGCGCTGGATCTGCCGCCCGGCCGATATTCCTACGAACTGAGCGTTCCCGGCCATGCGGTCACCACCAACATCCTCACCTTCGCTGCCGGCGACACCTGGGAGCTTACGGTCGGGCGCGACGGCGAGGCATGGTCACCGCTCCAGCTGTATTGAACCTGCGTCCCCGGAACCACCCGTCCGCCCCGCAAAATCCACGCCTCCGGGCGAGCCAAAACAGCCTAGCGAATCGCGCTTTTTGCAGCGCCCAAAAACGGCCTCCGAAAGCCTTGAAAACCGGCAAAAAACCCCTATTTGATCAAAGGGTTGCCAGAGGATACTTTGCGCTAGGCGCAAGCTGTCTTTCATGGCACAAATAGCCTGCAAATCAGCGCCTTTTGCGCGGCTGATTCGGGCGACATCTCGAAGGCCTCTCATGACAGAACCTGCTCGGCAGACGCCTGCCGAAAACGAGCCCTCAAATCCAAGCGATTACGGGGCGGAATCGATCCGCGTGCTCAAGGGTCTCGACGCGGTCCGCAAGCGCCCGGGCATGTATATCGGCGACACCGACGACGGCTCCGGCCTGCACCACATGGTCTACGAGGTCGTCGACAACGCGATCGACGAAGCGCTCGCGGGCCACGCCACGCGCGTCGACGTGATCCTAAACGCCGACAATTCCGTCACCGTGCGCGACGACGGCCGCGGCATTCCCGTCGACATCCACAAGGGCGAAGGCATCTCGGCGGCCGAGGTCATCATGACCCAGCTCCATGCCGGCGGAAAGTTCGACCAGAACTCCTACAAGGTCTCCGGCGGCCTGCACGGCGTCGGCGTCTCCGTCGTCAACGCGCTGTCGAGCAAGCTCGGCCTGCGCATCTGGCGCGACAACAAGGAGCATTACATCGAATTCGCCCATGGCGATGCGGTCGCACCGCTCGTTGTGGTCGGCGATGCACCGGGCCGGCGCGGCACCGAGGTGACGTTCCAGGCCTCGACGGAAACCTTCAAGAACATCGAATATGATTTCGCCACGCTGGAGCACCGGCTGCGCGAGCTCGCCTTCCTCAATTCCGGCGTCAACATCGCGCTCTCCGACATGCGTCACGCGGTCGAGAAGCGCGAGGAGATGCACTATTCGGGCGGCGTCGAGGAATTCGTCAAATATCTCGACCGCAACAAGAAGGCGATCGTGCCGGCGCCGATCATGGTGCGCGCGGAAGCCAACGGCATCGGCGTCGAGGCCGCGTTGTGGTGGAACGACAGCTACCACGAGAACGTACTGTGCTTCACCAACAACATTCCGCAGCGTGATGGCGGCACCCATCTGGCCGGTTTCCGCGGCGCGCTGACGCGCCAGGTCAACGGTTATGCCGAGGCCCACGCCAAGAAGGAAAAGATCGCGCTGACCGGCGACGACTGCCGCGAAGGCCTCACCGCCGTGCTGTCGGTGAAGGTGCCCGATCCGAAATTCTCGTCGCAGACCAAGGACAAGCTGGTGTCCTCGGAAGTGCGTCCCGTGGTCGAGAACGTCCTCAACGAGGCGCTCCAGGCCTGGTTCGAGGAGCATCCCGGCGAAGCCAAGATGATCGTCGGCAAGGTGATCCAGGCCGCCGCCGCGCGTGAAGCTGCGCGAAAGGCGCGC includes:
- a CDS encoding endonuclease domain-containing protein, which translates into the protein MPQEPSHRPVAKRLRQFAKNMRREPTDAEAAMWRLLRHRQLSAFKFRRQVPFKTYILDFVCFETHLVIEIDGSQHAEAQRDAIRDAAISAEGFSIARYWNNDVLQQPASVLEDILAKLAGR
- the recF gene encoding DNA replication/repair protein RecF (All proteins in this family for which functions are known are DNA-binding proteins that assist the filamentation of RecA onto DNA for the initiation of recombination or recombinational repair.) — translated: MTPSRIHRLTLTHFRNYRAAGLETAADMVALVGPNGAGKTNCIEAISFLSPGRGLRRATLEDVADNQGDGSWAVSAQVEGALGLATLGTGIDPPRADAAVSRRCRIDREPVNSATAFGDHIRMVWLTPAMDGLFMGAGSERRRFFDRLVLAIDNEHSSRINALERSLRSRNRLLETRNYDDHWCDAIERETAELAVAVAATRGQTAARLTGMLNTRAQASAFPSAQIALDGWMENALLTETATSVEDRYRQILRDNRPRDAIAGRTTDGPHLTDLQVIYAPKSMPARDASTGEQKALLIGLVLAHATLVAEMTGIVPLLLLDEVVAHLDPNRRAALFDELRKLGAQVWLTGADPAAFAEIGAGSEVFDVESGRMSNRRH